In one Populus nigra chromosome 12, ddPopNigr1.1, whole genome shotgun sequence genomic region, the following are encoded:
- the LOC133668920 gene encoding cation/calcium exchanger 2-like codes for MVSSISEHKKYVLFLNISFLLVACVFLIMQFSSAGFLVLGSSQSFKENDQQDCQGLHSLDDYKAKCSYIKSNIPCVSQGYIDYLYLFYCNLGRFPLLGYCLSFLWLLVLFYLLGNTASEYFCSSLEKLSKLLNLSPTIAGITLLSLGNGAPDVFATLVSFMGDGTSNVGFNTVLGGASFVSCVVVGIISILVKQEEFRVNRCAFVRDVCFFLLVLASLTFILIHGKINLWGAMGFLSMYIVYFMVVYVLQVHWNGGGNESESERNASSSYGSDLNIPILSSMEKGEQNYVKGCDMECGTEVEMNKCCFCVRLSAPCRMLIRILEMPLYLPRRLTIPVVCEKRWSKPATVASATMAPVLLSALWNAQGERATLNTSLIVYGIGLMFGMTFGVLAYVTTEKSSPPQKCLLPWLAGGFLMSVTWSYIIAQELVGLIVSLGFIFGVSPSILGLTVLSWGNSIGDLITNLILAMNGGPEGAQVAISGCYAGPIFNILFGLGVSLVGSAWYAYPSSVVIPKDPYLLETIGFLVGGLLWALVVLPRRNMKLNWVLGGGLLAIYMMSVSLRLTQALGSFHFHDTHA; via the coding sequence ATGGTCTCCTCCATATCTGAGCACAAGAAATATGTCTTGTTCTTAAATATCTCTTTTCTCTTGGTGGCATGTGTTTTCTTGATCATGCAATTCAGTTCTGCTGGGTTTCTTGTGCTGGGGAGTTCTCAATCTTTCAAGGAAAATGATCAACAAGACTGCCAGGGGTTGCATAGTCTGGATGACTACAAAGCCAAGTGCTCTTACATTAAATCAAATATCCCATGCGTCTCCCAAGGCTATATTGACTATCTTTACCTTTTCTATTGCAATCTTGGAAGATTTCCTCTTTTGGGCtattgtctttcttttctttggctCTTGGTATTGTTTTATCTGTTGGGAAACACTGCTTCTGAATACTTTTGTTCTTCACTTGAAAAACTGTCTAAGCTGTTGAATTTGTCTCCTACAATTGCTGGGATTACCCTCCTTTCACTTGGCAATGGTGCCCCTGATGTTTTTGCCACCCTAGTGTCTTTTATGGGTGACGGGACATCTAACGTTGGTTTTAATACAGTACTAGGTGGTGCTTCCTTTGTTTCTTGTGTTGTGGTTGGAATCATAAGCATTTTGGTGAAGCAAGAGGAATTTAGAGTCAACAGGTGTGCCTTTGTTAGGGATGTTTGCTTCTTCCTCTTAGTTCTTGCATCCTTAACTTTCATCCTGATTCATGGCAAAATCAATCTGTGGGGTGCAATGGGGTTTCTGTCGATGTATATAGTTTACTTCATGGTTGTTTACGTCCTGCAAGTCCATTGGAATGGTGGCGGAAACGAAAGCGAAAGCGAAAGGAACGCTAGTTCAAGTTATGGCAGTGATTTGAATATACCAATTTTAAGCAGCATGGAAAAAGGGGAGCAAAATTATGTGAAGGGATGTGATATGGAGTGTGGTACTGAAGTAGAAATGAACAAATGTTGCTTTTGTGTACGATTATCAGCTCCTTGTCGCATGCTCATCCGGATCCTTGAGATGCCTCTTTACTTACCTAGGAGATTGACAATTCCTGTTGTTTGTGAAAAGAGATGGTCCAAGCCAGCCACAGTTGCTTCAGCGACAATGGCACCAGTTCTCTTATCAGCTCTTTGGAATGCCCAGGGTGAGAGGGCCACCCTCAACACAAGCCTAATAGTATATGGAATTGGGTTGATGTTCGGAATGACATTTGGGGTTCTTGCATATGTAACAACTGAGAAGTCAAGTCCACCACAGAAGTGCCTGCTCCCTTGGCTAGCAGGAGGATTCTTAATGAGTGTTACATGGAGTTATATAATAGCTCAGGAATTGGTGGGCTTGATAGTTTCACTCGGGTTTATATTTGGAGTAAGTCCTTCTATACTAGGATTAACAGTTCTTTCCTGGGGAAACTCAATTGGTGATTTGATAACAAATTTGATATTGGCTATGAATGGTGGCCCTGAAGGCGCACAAGTAGCTATATCAGGCTGTTATGCGGGTCCCATTTTCAACATCCTTTTCGGTCTCGGGGTGTCTCTGGTTGGCTCAGCCTGGTATGCTTACCCATCATCTGTTGTGATCCCAAAAGATCCCTACCTCTTGGAGACAATAGGCTTTCTGGTAGGTGGCCTGCTTTGGGCACTTGTTGTTTTACCAAGGAGAAATATGAAGCTTAACTGGGTTCTAGGAGGAGGGCTCTTGGCTATATACATGATGTCTGTGTCTTTGAGGCTAACTCAGGCACTTGGATCTTTCCATTTCCACGATACACATGCTTAG